One Clostridium novyi NT genomic window carries:
- a CDS encoding phage/plasmid primase, P4 family — MGNEFNIMKNLFPRVPLVNYSKIPIIPWKDENNWVNNIDAVQSLGSIYKKEINGETKGGQLTGYSLLCGKTSNIIVIDIDVNHGDSSIDGIQNFKEFIKEFSNEDKKRILNTFVVITPRGGMHLYFKYKEGLKNKANYIPGVDVRTDGGLIVLPGSQVKVDGEILEYKANGKDIQYMPQVLFDKLLKLDKPSQKKETSKKIQKDFKADKYYKPVKEGEGRDNTLISWLGYMIKNNPNMRTKEALLPQAVMYNRCWFEPPLSFEIVEKKIESVIKYALPSYCDEKGHINNWALVQYIIKEQPSYTKGNLWFIYDTEKGFYKYMELREVQKMYFKYALNDKDKTVTRSKNFAELLMLNSSDARDIHDEKKYINCLNGIIDIESDELLPHDPKYKTEIQFQANYISEWKDKFNNSEFKKFLDTTLDEGSITTLQESWGLMLSPHSREVQNCFIYKGEGSNGKSATFDIQEALIKDNKYICSIGLGDFGEPFVISMAEGKHVNIVRDDELSGKTVNKFFKSMVCGEPILVNRKNKDLVRLGFNMTMFFGLNRLPSAADKSTGFFRRPIIIPFNVSFGTEKEVKEGTRDKLKDTQLADRIIQNELDLVFMWAYEGLKRVKSNKWKVTVSESSEQEMEEYRQEVDSSYAFFKEKLKIEPKSGEKILKDNVYNRYLQWCSESDITPMNKVQFGRQFKSFGVKEKVSNSRRYWIDICFIDLEEVQDGKYPFK, encoded by the coding sequence ATGGGAAACGAGTTTAATATAATGAAAAACTTATTTCCAAGAGTTCCATTGGTTAATTATTCAAAGATTCCAATTATACCATGGAAAGATGAAAATAACTGGGTAAATAATATTGACGCAGTTCAATCTTTAGGAAGTATATATAAAAAAGAGATAAACGGAGAAACAAAAGGTGGACAACTTACTGGATATTCTCTTTTATGTGGTAAGACTAGCAATATTATTGTAATAGATATTGATGTTAACCATGGGGATAGCTCTATTGATGGAATTCAAAATTTTAAGGAATTTATTAAAGAGTTCTCAAATGAAGATAAAAAAAGGATACTTAATACATTTGTTGTTATAACTCCAAGGGGTGGAATGCATTTATATTTTAAGTATAAAGAAGGATTAAAGAATAAGGCTAATTATATTCCTGGTGTTGATGTAAGAACTGATGGAGGTTTAATTGTACTTCCAGGTAGTCAAGTGAAAGTTGATGGAGAAATATTAGAATATAAGGCAAATGGAAAAGATATTCAATATATGCCACAGGTGTTGTTTGATAAATTATTAAAGTTAGACAAACCTTCTCAGAAAAAAGAAACTTCAAAGAAGATACAAAAAGATTTTAAGGCTGACAAATATTATAAACCAGTTAAAGAAGGAGAAGGACGTGACAATACCTTAATTAGTTGGTTAGGATATATGATTAAAAATAATCCTAATATGAGAACTAAAGAAGCATTACTACCACAGGCAGTTATGTATAACAGATGTTGGTTTGAACCACCATTATCGTTTGAAATAGTGGAGAAAAAGATTGAAAGTGTTATTAAATATGCTCTTCCATCTTATTGTGATGAAAAAGGACATATTAATAACTGGGCATTGGTTCAATACATAATTAAAGAACAACCAAGTTATACAAAGGGGAATCTATGGTTCATATATGATACTGAAAAAGGATTTTATAAATATATGGAGCTTAGAGAAGTTCAAAAGATGTATTTTAAATATGCTTTAAATGATAAAGATAAAACCGTTACAAGGTCAAAGAATTTTGCAGAACTATTAATGTTAAACAGTTCAGATGCAAGGGATATACATGACGAGAAAAAATATATTAATTGTCTTAATGGAATCATTGATATAGAAAGTGATGAACTTTTGCCACATGATCCAAAGTATAAAACAGAAATACAATTTCAAGCTAACTATATAAGTGAGTGGAAAGATAAGTTTAATAACTCAGAGTTTAAAAAGTTTTTAGATACTACACTTGATGAAGGTAGCATAACAACACTACAAGAATCGTGGGGATTGATGTTATCACCACATAGCCGAGAAGTTCAGAATTGTTTTATATATAAAGGAGAGGGCAGTAATGGAAAGTCAGCCACCTTTGATATACAGGAGGCTCTTATAAAGGATAATAAATATATTTGTAGCATAGGTCTAGGTGATTTTGGCGAACCCTTTGTAATTTCAATGGCAGAGGGAAAACACGTTAATATAGTTCGTGATGATGAACTTAGTGGAAAAACGGTTAATAAGTTTTTTAAGTCTATGGTATGTGGAGAGCCAATTCTAGTAAATAGAAAAAATAAGGATTTAGTTAGGTTAGGTTTCAATATGACTATGTTCTTTGGATTAAATAGATTACCAAGTGCAGCAGATAAGTCTACAGGGTTTTTTAGAAGACCTATTATCATTCCTTTTAATGTTTCTTTTGGTACTGAAAAAGAAGTTAAAGAGGGTACTAGAGATAAATTAAAAGATACTCAATTAGCTGACAGAATTATTCAAAATGAGTTAGATTTAGTTTTTATGTGGGCTTATGAAGGATTAAAAAGGGTTAAATCTAATAAGTGGAAAGTTACAGTAAGTGAATCATCAGAGCAAGAAATGGAAGAGTATAGGCAAGAAGTAGACAGCTCGTATGCATTCTTTAAAGAAAAGTTAAAAATTGAGCCTAAGAGTGGAGAAAAGATATTAAAGGATAATGTATATAACAGATACCTTCAATGGTGTTCTGAGAGCGATATAACACCTATGAATAAGGTACAATTTGGAAGGCAGTTTAAGAGTTTTGGGGTTAAAGAAAAGGTTAGTAACAGTAGAAGGTATTGGATAGATATATGTTTTATAGATTTAGAAGAAGTACAAGACGGGAAATATCCATTTAAATAA
- a CDS encoding helix-turn-helix domain-containing protein: MGNNDSILISPTQGMKVLGVGRNMMYGDLLKRKDFPCIRIGKKHFINRELLQEWANKQCNKK; encoded by the coding sequence ATGGGAAATAATGACTCAATATTAATAAGCCCAACACAGGGTATGAAGGTTTTAGGAGTAGGCAGAAATATGATGTATGGTGATTTGTTAAAAAGAAAAGATTTTCCTTGCATAAGAATAGGGAAAAAACATTTTATAAATCGTGAGCTACTGCAAGAGTGGGCAAATAAACAATGTAACAAAAAGTAG
- a CDS encoding helix-turn-helix domain-containing protein, which yields MNVGENIRKYRKEKGLTQSELAEKTHLATNTIQRYEKGHRQPTMQVLEKIADALGIPVYRLTFNDEESLKAIEKAENILKNFKFVPNDDSEKALNCFKYLLDYLFINWRQNSTDESLINIMNGKMLHDFLTNMLILYNNDTNSNRDI from the coding sequence ATGAACGTTGGTGAAAATATTAGAAAGTATAGAAAGGAAAAGGGATTAACACAAAGCGAATTGGCTGAAAAAACACATTTAGCCACTAACACAATTCAAAGATATGAAAAGGGTCACAGACAACCGACAATGCAAGTTTTAGAAAAAATAGCTGATGCCCTTGGAATACCAGTATATAGATTAACATTTAATGATGAAGAAAGTTTGAAGGCTATTGAAAAAGCTGAAAATATATTAAAGAATTTTAAATTTGTTCCTAATGATGATTCAGAAAAAGCCTTAAATTGTTTTAAATATTTACTTGATTATCTTTTTATAAATTGGAGACAAAACTCAACAGATGAAAGTTTGATAAACATAATGAATGGGAAAATGCTCCATGATTTTTTGACAAATATGTTAATATTATACAATAATGACACTAATTCTAATAGAGATATATAA
- a CDS encoding tyrosine-type recombinase/integrase — protein sequence MAKTTYRKKTVNNKEYYFYRLRHKNLKKPKDIYAKTVKELDSKIKMIIKELDNNITNNKEYFGAFFKDWLYNTHMINKKPSTIERYDSIFRNYIEDSIIYDIKLKELNPSDIQNYYNVLVTRGKSISSIKNLHKLIAPSIRYAYDSNRIMKDFSRAIIIPKDKEDTKLKKSSDVKPFTLEEQLKFIEAIKGHELEMLFLTALDTGLRQGELFALTWNDIDLDTRHISVNKSFKSIRNISTGKYENIIQTPKTSNSIRLVPIPVHLIDKLKQHKLLQKTLKLKLANLYEDNTLIFCNKFGKYLDSGNVLKKFKKILNDNNLNDRKFHDLRHTYATRLFELGEEAKTVQTLLGHSNISITLDTYTHVLDSLKEKAVSKLDTLYVNVGVK from the coding sequence ATGGCTAAAACAACTTATAGAAAAAAGACAGTAAATAATAAAGAATATTATTTTTATCGCTTAAGACATAAAAATTTAAAAAAGCCTAAGGACATATACGCCAAAACAGTTAAAGAACTTGATAGCAAAATAAAGATGATAATAAAAGAACTTGATAATAACATTACTAATAACAAAGAATACTTTGGAGCTTTCTTTAAGGACTGGCTATATAACACTCACATGATAAATAAGAAGCCTTCAACTATTGAAAGATATGATAGTATATTTAGAAACTACATAGAAGATAGTATAATATATGATATTAAATTAAAAGAACTTAACCCATCTGATATACAAAACTATTACAATGTGTTAGTTACTAGAGGGAAAAGTATCTCCAGTATAAAAAACTTACATAAGCTTATAGCTCCATCTATTAGATACGCTTATGATAGTAATAGGATCATGAAGGATTTTTCTAGAGCTATAATAATTCCTAAGGATAAGGAAGATACCAAGTTGAAAAAGTCTAGTGATGTGAAGCCATTTACTTTAGAAGAACAACTTAAATTTATCGAAGCTATTAAAGGGCATGAATTAGAAATGTTATTCCTCACTGCTCTTGATACTGGGTTAAGACAAGGAGAGTTATTTGCATTAACATGGAATGATATAGATTTAGATACTAGGCATATAAGCGTAAATAAATCATTTAAGAGTATAAGGAATATATCTACAGGAAAATATGAAAATATTATTCAGACACCTAAGACTAGTAATAGCATAAGACTTGTGCCTATACCAGTACATTTAATAGACAAATTAAAACAACATAAATTATTACAAAAGACTTTAAAATTAAAACTAGCTAATTTATATGAAGATAACACACTTATTTTCTGCAATAAATTTGGCAAGTATTTGGATAGTGGAAATGTGCTTAAAAAATTTAAGAAGATATTAAATGATAATAACCTTAATGATAGGAAATTCCATGATTTAAGGCACACATATGCTACACGATTATTCGAATTAGGAGAAGAAGCCAAGACAGTTCAGACCTTACTAGGACATAGTAATATTTCTATTACTTTAGACACTTATACTCATGTATTGGATAGTTTAAAAGAAAAGGCTGTAAGTAAACTAGATACTTTATACGTTAATGTGGGGGTAAAATAA
- the serS gene encoding serine--tRNA ligase, with protein sequence MLDLKRIRNNPEEIKQIMQNRGEDFDNKLIDDVVALDERRRQILVEVEQLKSKRNSESSQIGKLKKEGKDTSAIMADMKKLSDDIKAFDVELNEVDEKIKYIMLRIPNIPNPNVPDGETDEDNIEIRKWGEPTKFDFESKAHWDIGTDLDILDFERGGKIAGSRFTVYKGLGARLERAIINYFLDMHTIDHGYTEILPPYMVNRDSMTGTGQLPKFEEDAFKVENNGYFLIPTAEVPVTNMYRNEILNGDDLPIKHAAYSACFRAEAGSAGRDTRGLVRQHQFNKVELVKFVKPEQSYDELEKLTNDAEDVLKGLGLPYRVVRICKGDLGFTAALKYDIEVWMPSYNRYVEISSCSNFEDFQARRANIRYKENGKGKPEFIHTLNGSGVAIGRTVAAILENYQNEDGTVTIPEALRPYMRNLDVIK encoded by the coding sequence ATGTTAGATTTAAAAAGAATAAGAAACAATCCAGAAGAAATCAAACAAATAATGCAAAACAGAGGAGAAGATTTTGATAATAAATTAATTGATGATGTTGTTGCATTAGATGAAAGAAGAAGACAAATATTAGTTGAGGTTGAACAATTAAAGAGTAAAAGAAATAGCGAATCATCTCAAATTGGTAAGCTTAAAAAAGAAGGAAAAGATACAAGTGCTATAATGGCAGATATGAAAAAGCTTTCTGATGACATTAAAGCATTTGATGTAGAGCTTAATGAAGTAGATGAAAAAATAAAATATATAATGCTTAGAATTCCAAACATTCCAAACCCAAATGTACCAGATGGAGAAACTGATGAAGACAATATAGAAATTAGAAAATGGGGAGAACCAACAAAATTTGATTTTGAATCAAAGGCTCACTGGGATATTGGAACAGACCTTGATATTCTTGATTTCGAAAGAGGCGGAAAAATAGCTGGTTCAAGATTTACAGTTTATAAAGGATTAGGTGCAAGACTTGAAAGAGCTATTATAAACTACTTCTTAGATATGCACACAATAGATCATGGATATACAGAAATACTTCCACCATACATGGTAAATAGAGATAGTATGACTGGTACAGGACAACTTCCTAAATTTGAAGAAGATGCATTTAAAGTAGAAAACAACGGATACTTTTTAATTCCTACAGCTGAAGTTCCTGTAACAAACATGTATAGAAATGAAATATTAAATGGAGATGACCTTCCAATAAAACACGCTGCATATAGTGCATGCTTTAGAGCTGAAGCAGGTTCTGCAGGAAGAGATACAAGAGGACTTGTACGTCAACATCAATTTAACAAAGTTGAACTTGTTAAGTTTGTTAAACCAGAACAATCATATGATGAACTTGAAAAATTAACAAATGACGCAGAAGATGTATTAAAGGGACTTGGATTACCTTATAGAGTAGTTAGAATATGTAAAGGTGATTTAGGATTTACAGCAGCTCTTAAATACGATATAGAAGTTTGGATGCCAAGTTACAATAGATATGTAGAAATATCAAGTTGTAGTAACTTTGAAGATTTCCAAGCAAGACGTGCAAATATAAGATATAAAGAAAATGGAAAAGGAAAACCAGAATTTATTCATACTTTAAATGGATCTGGTGTTGCAATAGGAAGAACTGTTGCTGCTATCCTTGAAAATTATCAAAATGAAGATGGAACAGTAACAATTCCTGAAGCTTTAAGACCTTATATGAGAAATTTAGACGTTATAAAATAA
- a CDS encoding DUF1667 domain-containing protein: MICNRLVLIVCVAKKIFTSVVRIKGSKRNVVPVRSSAPISKDLLIECSKALSRIHVGVPIKSGDIICRNILNTGVDIICTRSICS; encoded by the coding sequence ATGATATGTAATAGGTTGGTGTTAATAGTGTGTGTGGCTAAAAAAATATTTACTTCTGTAGTAAGAATAAAAGGTTCAAAACGTAATGTTGTTCCAGTGAGAAGTAGCGCTCCAATAAGTAAAGATCTTTTAATTGAATGTTCAAAGGCATTAAGTAGAATACACGTTGGAGTACCAATAAAATCTGGAGATATTATATGCAGAAATATTTTAAATACTGGTGTTGATATAATTTGCACAAGAAGCATATGTAGTTAG
- a CDS encoding NAD(P)/FAD-dependent oxidoreductase, with translation MDYDVLILGGGLIGCAVAYELSKYSLNIALIEKDYDIADDVALVNSSIIFDGIQTKDNIMSKLEYMGMNMIKDLAKKFDIPYKSVGSLIIAKNEKEEKEVNEIYNKAIENGIPNIHMLQKDEIKKLEPNLNINATKAVYSKNTGVICPYDLAIAYGEIAFDNGVSFKLEEIVEDIKPTNKGFKVVTNKNKFTCRMVINTTPEDYNFDEFSEKKCKHKGYLKYFLIEGTPDSKLNNIIFTRRGGSNEIIHTYPTVQGNYIVSVNTENNITYSECYNIVSKLIKNIKPVDVNTFYNSHFYNDLIMIDDSLVDKGYIKISGKNYAEVTMTASISRIICETVENNLKCKLKKDFNDKVRETYKFKDMTNGERNNLIKVDKNYGKIICACNMVTEGEIVDAIRRPLGARTVEGIKRRTGAGAGTCNGAHCLNKIVSILARETNKSMTDIVKDSKNSKILLNRIKEFDDM, from the coding sequence ATGGATTATGATGTACTTATTTTAGGTGGAGGGCTAATTGGTTGTGCTGTTGCCTATGAACTATCAAAGTATAGTTTAAATATAGCACTTATTGAAAAAGATTATGATATAGCTGATGATGTGGCTCTAGTAAACTCATCAATTATTTTTGATGGTATACAAACTAAAGATAACATAATGTCTAAGCTTGAATATATGGGAATGAATATGATTAAGGATTTAGCTAAGAAATTTGATATTCCCTATAAAAGTGTAGGTTCTCTTATAATCGCTAAAAACGAAAAAGAAGAAAAAGAAGTAAATGAAATTTATAATAAGGCAATAGAAAATGGAATTCCTAATATTCATATGTTACAAAAGGATGAAATAAAAAAGCTTGAACCAAATTTAAATATAAATGCTACAAAGGCTGTATATTCTAAAAACACAGGAGTTATATGTCCATATGATCTTGCTATAGCTTATGGAGAAATAGCTTTTGATAATGGAGTATCTTTTAAGTTAGAAGAGATAGTTGAAGATATAAAGCCTACAAATAAAGGATTTAAAGTCGTTACAAATAAAAATAAATTTACATGTAGAATGGTTATAAACACTACTCCGGAGGATTATAATTTTGATGAGTTTTCGGAGAAGAAATGCAAGCATAAAGGGTATTTAAAGTACTTCTTAATAGAAGGAACTCCGGATAGTAAGCTTAATAATATAATTTTTACTAGAAGGGGAGGAAGTAATGAAATAATTCACACTTACCCTACAGTGCAAGGCAATTATATAGTTTCAGTAAATACAGAGAATAATATTACTTATAGTGAATGTTATAATATTGTTAGTAAACTTATAAAAAATATAAAGCCTGTTGATGTTAACACTTTTTATAATTCACATTTTTATAATGACCTTATAATGATTGATGATAGTTTGGTTGATAAGGGATATATAAAAATTTCAGGGAAAAATTATGCGGAAGTTACTATGACCGCTTCAATTTCAAGAATAATTTGCGAGACTGTAGAGAATAATCTAAAATGTAAGTTAAAGAAAGACTTTAATGATAAAGTTAGAGAAACTTATAAATTTAAAGATATGACAAATGGAGAAAGAAATAATTTAATAAAAGTAGATAAAAACTATGGTAAAATTATATGTGCATGTAACATGGTAACTGAAGGTGAGATTGTGGATGCTATAAGAAGACCTTTAGGTGCTAGAACTGTTGAAGGAATAAAAAGAAGGACGGGTGCAGGAGCAGGTACATGTAATGGTGCTCATTGTTTAAATAAAATAGTATCAATTTTAGCTAGAGAAACTAACAAAAGCATGACTGATATAGTTAAGGATTCAAAAAATTCTAAGATATTATTAAACAGAATAAAAGAGTTTGATGATATGTAA